Proteins from a single region of Chryseobacterium sp. W4I1:
- a CDS encoding patatin-like phospholipase family protein codes for MNFERTGLVLSGGGTKGIAHAGVLKFLNENNIEIDVLSCCSAGSIVGCLYAVGKTPDEILDFFNSVYFFNWKHFAFNQPGLVSSIIFRNYLKPIFHDMKLGDLDKEVKIVATELVSGTQKIFDDNFEVVDAIIASCSIPGVTTPYIIGEEMYCDGGVLNNFPADIIRGECDKLIGVFVSPPHDTNIKDLKSIKAIVSRSYDLLSYRIEKGKFEYCDWFITSQKLSSYGAFERGKDRLEEIFNIGYKAAKESYEGSRFRTELRQSGT; via the coding sequence ATGAATTTTGAGAGAACAGGGCTGGTTTTGTCAGGTGGTGGAACCAAAGGGATTGCCCATGCAGGAGTGCTAAAATTCTTGAACGAAAACAATATAGAGATTGATGTGCTGTCATGCTGCAGTGCCGGATCTATTGTTGGATGTCTTTATGCTGTAGGAAAAACACCGGATGAGATCCTGGATTTCTTCAATTCAGTATATTTTTTCAACTGGAAACATTTTGCGTTTAATCAGCCGGGACTGGTTTCTTCCATTATTTTCAGGAATTATCTGAAGCCTATTTTCCACGATATGAAGCTGGGAGATCTGGATAAGGAAGTGAAGATTGTAGCAACCGAACTTGTTTCCGGAACCCAGAAAATTTTTGATGACAACTTTGAGGTAGTAGATGCCATTATTGCATCATGCTCCATTCCCGGAGTGACAACACCTTATATTATCGGTGAAGAAATGTATTGTGATGGAGGTGTACTGAATAATTTTCCGGCGGATATTATCAGGGGCGAATGTGATAAGCTGATCGGCGTTTTTGTATCCCCGCCACACGATACCAATATCAAAGATTTAAAATCAATTAAAGCCATTGTTTCCCGTTCCTATGATCTTCTTTCTTACAGAATAGAGAAAGGGAAGTTTGAATATTGTGACTGGTTTATTACGTCACAGAAACTGTCTTCTTACGGAGCTTTTGAACGGGGTAAAGACCGCCTGGAAGAGATTTTCAATATCGGTTATAAAGCGGCGAAAGAAAGCTATGAGGGAAGTCGTTTCCGTACAGAATTGAGACAGTCCGGAACTTAA
- a CDS encoding ABC transporter ATP-binding protein: MPLQIINLTKKFGEQTALDNINISIDKNEIIGLLGPNGAGKSTLMKSIVGALKIDQGEIIFNGMNISENEIESKKKIGFLPENNPLYLEMYVKEYLQFVANIHKIPSARVDEVIELVGITPERSKKIGQLSKGYKQRVGLAQAIIHQPDLLILDEPTNGLDPNQIIEIRNVVKEIGQQKTVLLSTHIMQEVEALCSRVILIHKGTILQDCPIDEFKGRFDSLEEAFASYTAVS; the protein is encoded by the coding sequence ATGCCGCTTCAGATAATCAATTTAACCAAGAAATTTGGGGAACAGACTGCACTAGACAACATCAATATTTCTATTGATAAAAATGAGATCATTGGTCTTCTGGGTCCAAACGGAGCCGGAAAATCCACGCTGATGAAATCTATTGTCGGAGCCCTGAAAATTGATCAGGGCGAGATTATTTTTAACGGAATGAATATATCGGAGAATGAGATTGAAAGCAAGAAGAAAATTGGTTTTCTTCCTGAAAACAATCCTTTGTATCTGGAAATGTACGTGAAAGAATATCTGCAGTTTGTGGCAAACATTCATAAAATTCCTTCTGCCAGAGTGGATGAAGTGATTGAGCTGGTAGGAATTACTCCAGAAAGATCAAAAAAGATCGGACAGCTTTCAAAAGGCTATAAGCAAAGGGTGGGACTGGCACAGGCGATTATTCACCAGCCTGATTTACTGATTCTGGACGAACCTACAAACGGTCTGGACCCTAATCAGATTATTGAGATCAGAAATGTGGTAAAAGAGATCGGACAGCAGAAAACAGTACTTCTGTCTACCCATATTATGCAGGAAGTAGAAGCTTTATGTTCAAGGGTCATCCTGATCCATAAGGGCACTATTCTGCAGGACTGCCCTATCGATGAATTTAAAGGCAGATTTGACAGCCTGGAGGAAGCTTTTGCAAGCTATACAGCCGTTTCATAA